The genomic region TCGCCGCTGTCTCGGGAACGGTTCGATCGTGTCACGTTGCTCGCTCATTCGAGTCCTGCCTGCTCGTCACCAGCAGGAGGTGTAATCCCGAGTCGACCTTCAGCAAACGCGGCAACGTCGGCGGCGAACGCTTCGACCTCGTCCCAATCCGTAAATTCGACGTCTCCCGCCGAGTCTGCGTCGGGCATCCCGGTCACCTTTCGCTTGGCGATCTGTTTCATCACCAGTCGCTTCAGAAACCCATATTTCGTATAGCGCAACGCGCCACCGAACAGGCCGATTCGATCGGGATGCCAGTCGGTGGCCTCGATGAACTCCTCGACGTAGCTAGCCGCCTGGGCTTGCCCGCCTTCGTCGGCCGAGGACAGCGACACCTGAAAGAAGGCGGTTGGTTTCGTCGCCAGCGGGTCGCGGGTAGCGGTGACGAACTCACGGACAGCGGGCTGGTGCTTGCCGGCGTGAATGGACGCGCCGACGACGACCGCGTCGAAGTCATCGATAGCGAACTCCGGCGAAATTCCACTCGCATTCACCGTCGTGGCTGCGTGCCCGCGGTCGGCGAGTACGTCACCGATGCGAGTTGCAACTTTCTTCGTCTGTCCCTCACCGGTTCCATAGAGTACAAGGAATGTTGCCATGGTGAATCTCAG from Halobacteria archaeon AArc-dxtr1 harbors:
- a CDS encoding protoporphyrinogen oxidase → MATFLVLYGTGEGQTKKVATRIGDVLADRGHAATTVNASGISPEFAIDDFDAVVVGASIHAGKHQPAVREFVTATRDPLATKPTAFFQVSLSSADEGGQAQAASYVEEFIEATDWHPDRIGLFGGALRYTKYGFLKRLVMKQIAKRKVTGMPDADSAGDVEFTDWDEVEAFAADVAAFAEGRLGITPPAGDEQAGLE